The following proteins are encoded in a genomic region of Pseudorca crassidens isolate mPseCra1 chromosome 1, mPseCra1.hap1, whole genome shotgun sequence:
- the PEX11A gene encoding peroxisomal membrane protein 11A isoform X2 has translation MIQQSSHATDLVPRICLILASLNRVIYFICDTILFVRSVGLASGINKEKWRMWAARHYYYSLLLSLVRDLYEISLQMEQVAHDRSKKEKSPSQDPLVYSVADEETEWLQSFLLLLFQSLKKHPPLLLDTVKNFCDILNPLDQLGIYKSNPGIIGLGGLVSSIAGIITVAYPQMKLKTR, from the coding sequence ATGATTCAGCAGAGCAGTCATGCCACTGACCTAGTGCCCCGCATCTGCCTAATATTAGCCAGCCTGAACcgtgtgatttatttcatctgTGACACCATCCTTTTTGTGAGGAGTGTAGGGCTCGCCTCTGGCATTAACAAAGAGAAATGGCGAATGTGGGCTGCACGCCATTACTACTATTCTCTTCTGCTGAGCCTGGTCAGGGATCTGTATGAAATCTCCCTGCAGATGGAACAGGTTGCACACGACAGATCAAAGAAGGAGAAATCACCATCCCAGGATCCTCTTGTGTATAGCGTggctgatgaggaaacagaatggCTCcagtcctttcttcttctcttattCCAATCTCTGAAGAAGCATCCTCCCTTGCTCCTGGACACAGTGAAGAACTTCTGTGATATCCTGAACCCTTTGGACCAGCTGGGGATCTATAAGTCCAATCCTGGCATCATAGGCCTTGGAGGTCTCGTGTCCTCTATAGCAGGCATCATCACTGTGGCGTATCCTCAGATGAAACTGAAGACCCGCTGA
- the PLIN1 gene encoding perilipin-1 isoform X1, translating to MGSMALGLPPQEVGGGGGMTSVPAFLPLQEQENVLQRVLQLPVVSSTCECFQKTYTSTKEAHPLVTSVCSAYEKGVQSATSLAAWSMEPVVRRLSTQFIAANELACRGLDHLEEKIPALQYPPEKIASELKDTISTRLRSARNSISVPIASTSDKVLEAALAGCELAWGMVKDTAEFAANTRAGQLACGGADLALGGVEKVVEFLLPPAKEESAPAPGQQHAQKPPQAKPGLVSRVGALANTLSQHTFQTTARVLKQGQALAMWIPGVAPLSSLAQWGASAAIQVVSRRSSEVRVPWLHNLTATREEDHNDQMDTEGEETEVEEEESETEENKLSEGAALPGPQDLLGGVVHTLQKALQSTISVVTWVPAAVLGTAGRLLHLMPAHAVSSTKGRAMSLSDALKGVTDNVVDTVVHYVPLPRLSLMEPESEFREIENPPAEAESPEAERRGSGALPAGSDTASRPAQSRGSLRSARGPGAEDRVDTAAAPRTALPAMPREKPARRVSDSFFRPSVMEPILGRTQYSQLRKKS from the exons ATGGGCTCCATGGCCCTGGGGCTGCCTCcccaggaggtgggaggaggaggtgggatgACTTCAGTACCTGCTTTCCTTCCACTCCAGGAGCAGGAGAACGTGCTGCAGCGGGTTCTGCAGCTGCCGGTGGTGAGCAGCACCTGTGAGTGCTTCCAGAAGACCTACACCAGCACCAAGGAAGCCCACCCCCTGGTGACCTCTGTATGCAGTGCATACGAGAAGGGCGTGCAGAGCGCCACCAGCTTGGCAGCCTGGAGCATGGAGCCGGTGGTCCGAAGGCTGTCCACCCAGT TCATAGCTGCCAACGAGCTGGCCTGCCGAGGCCTGGACCACCTGGAGGAAAAGATCCCGGCCCTCCAGTATCCTCCTGAAAAG ATTGCTTCTGAGCTGAAGGACACCATCTCTACCCGCCTTCGCAGTGCCAGGAACAGCATCAGTGTGCCCATCGCCAGCACTTCAGACAAAGTCCTAGAGGCCGCTCTGGCTGGCTGTGAGCTCGCCTGGGGGATGGTCAAAGACACTGCCGAATTTGCTGCCAACACCCGAGCTGGCCAGCTAGCCTGTGGAGGAGCCGACTTGGCCTTGGGTGGTGTTGAGAAGGTGGTAGAgttcctcctccctccagccaAGGAAGAGTCAG CCCCTGCTCCAGGACAGCAGCATGCCCAGAAACCTCCCCAGGCCAAGCCGGGCCTCGTGAGCAGGGTTGGGGCCCTGGCCAACACTCTCTCTCAACACACCTTCCAGACCACAGCCCGGGTGCTGAAACAGGGCCAGGCCCTGGCCATGTGGATCCCAGGTGTGGCGCCCCTG AGCAGCCTGGCCCAGTGGGGCGCATCGGCGGCCATACAGGTGGTGTCCCGGCGGTCGAGTGAGGTGCGGGTGCCCTGGCTGCACAACCTCACTGCCACCCGGGAGGAGGACCACAATGACCAGATGGACACAGAGGGGGAGGAGacagaggtggaggaggaggaatcAGAGACGGAGGAGAACAAGCTCAGTGAG GGAGCAGCCCTGCCTGGCCCACAAGACCTCCTGGGTGGTGTGGTGCACACCCTGCAGAAGGCCCTCCAGAGCACCATCTCGGTCGTGACGTGGGTGCCTGCGGCTGTGCTGGGCACGGCAGGGAGGTTGCTGCATCTCATGCCAGCCCATGCTGTCTCCTCCACCAAGGGCAGGGCCATGTCCCTGTCTGATGCCCTGAAGGGCGTTACTGACAACGTCGTGGACACCGTGGTGCACTATGTGCCG CTCCCCAGGCTGTCGCTGATGGAGCCCGAGAGCGAATTCCGGGAGATCGAAAACCCGCCTGCCGAGGCCGAGAGCCCGGAGGCGGAGCGCAGGGGGTCCGGGGCGCTGCCCGCCGGCTCGGATACCGCGTCGCGCCCCGCGCAGTCCCGCGGCAGCCTGCGCAGCGCTCGGGGCCCGGGCGCGGAGGACCGGGTGGACACGGCCGCCGCGCCGCGCACCGCCTTGCCGGCCATGCCCCgcgagaagcccgcgcgcagggTCAGCGACAGCTTCTTCCGGCCCAGCGTCATGGAGCCCATCCTGGGCCGCACGCAGTACAGCCAGCTGCGCAAGAAGAGCTGA
- the PLIN1 gene encoding perilipin-1 isoform X2: MAVNKGPTLLDEDRPEQENVLQRVLQLPVVSSTCECFQKTYTSTKEAHPLVTSVCSAYEKGVQSATSLAAWSMEPVVRRLSTQFIAANELACRGLDHLEEKIPALQYPPEKIASELKDTISTRLRSARNSISVPIASTSDKVLEAALAGCELAWGMVKDTAEFAANTRAGQLACGGADLALGGVEKVVEFLLPPAKEESAPAPGQQHAQKPPQAKPGLVSRVGALANTLSQHTFQTTARVLKQGQALAMWIPGVAPLSSLAQWGASAAIQVVSRRSSEVRVPWLHNLTATREEDHNDQMDTEGEETEVEEEESETEENKLSEGAALPGPQDLLGGVVHTLQKALQSTISVVTWVPAAVLGTAGRLLHLMPAHAVSSTKGRAMSLSDALKGVTDNVVDTVVHYVPLPRLSLMEPESEFREIENPPAEAESPEAERRGSGALPAGSDTASRPAQSRGSLRSARGPGAEDRVDTAAAPRTALPAMPREKPARRVSDSFFRPSVMEPILGRTQYSQLRKKS, from the exons ATGGCAGTTAACAAGGGTCCAACTTTGCTGGATGAAGACCGCCCT GAGCAGGAGAACGTGCTGCAGCGGGTTCTGCAGCTGCCGGTGGTGAGCAGCACCTGTGAGTGCTTCCAGAAGACCTACACCAGCACCAAGGAAGCCCACCCCCTGGTGACCTCTGTATGCAGTGCATACGAGAAGGGCGTGCAGAGCGCCACCAGCTTGGCAGCCTGGAGCATGGAGCCGGTGGTCCGAAGGCTGTCCACCCAGT TCATAGCTGCCAACGAGCTGGCCTGCCGAGGCCTGGACCACCTGGAGGAAAAGATCCCGGCCCTCCAGTATCCTCCTGAAAAG ATTGCTTCTGAGCTGAAGGACACCATCTCTACCCGCCTTCGCAGTGCCAGGAACAGCATCAGTGTGCCCATCGCCAGCACTTCAGACAAAGTCCTAGAGGCCGCTCTGGCTGGCTGTGAGCTCGCCTGGGGGATGGTCAAAGACACTGCCGAATTTGCTGCCAACACCCGAGCTGGCCAGCTAGCCTGTGGAGGAGCCGACTTGGCCTTGGGTGGTGTTGAGAAGGTGGTAGAgttcctcctccctccagccaAGGAAGAGTCAG CCCCTGCTCCAGGACAGCAGCATGCCCAGAAACCTCCCCAGGCCAAGCCGGGCCTCGTGAGCAGGGTTGGGGCCCTGGCCAACACTCTCTCTCAACACACCTTCCAGACCACAGCCCGGGTGCTGAAACAGGGCCAGGCCCTGGCCATGTGGATCCCAGGTGTGGCGCCCCTG AGCAGCCTGGCCCAGTGGGGCGCATCGGCGGCCATACAGGTGGTGTCCCGGCGGTCGAGTGAGGTGCGGGTGCCCTGGCTGCACAACCTCACTGCCACCCGGGAGGAGGACCACAATGACCAGATGGACACAGAGGGGGAGGAGacagaggtggaggaggaggaatcAGAGACGGAGGAGAACAAGCTCAGTGAG GGAGCAGCCCTGCCTGGCCCACAAGACCTCCTGGGTGGTGTGGTGCACACCCTGCAGAAGGCCCTCCAGAGCACCATCTCGGTCGTGACGTGGGTGCCTGCGGCTGTGCTGGGCACGGCAGGGAGGTTGCTGCATCTCATGCCAGCCCATGCTGTCTCCTCCACCAAGGGCAGGGCCATGTCCCTGTCTGATGCCCTGAAGGGCGTTACTGACAACGTCGTGGACACCGTGGTGCACTATGTGCCG CTCCCCAGGCTGTCGCTGATGGAGCCCGAGAGCGAATTCCGGGAGATCGAAAACCCGCCTGCCGAGGCCGAGAGCCCGGAGGCGGAGCGCAGGGGGTCCGGGGCGCTGCCCGCCGGCTCGGATACCGCGTCGCGCCCCGCGCAGTCCCGCGGCAGCCTGCGCAGCGCTCGGGGCCCGGGCGCGGAGGACCGGGTGGACACGGCCGCCGCGCCGCGCACCGCCTTGCCGGCCATGCCCCgcgagaagcccgcgcgcagggTCAGCGACAGCTTCTTCCGGCCCAGCGTCATGGAGCCCATCCTGGGCCGCACGCAGTACAGCCAGCTGCGCAAGAAGAGCTGA
- the PEX11A gene encoding peroxisomal membrane protein 11A isoform X1, whose amino-acid sequence MDAFIRFTNQTQGRDRLFRATQYTCMLLRYLLEPKADKEEVVMKLKKLESSVSTGRKWFRLGNVVHAVQMIQQSSHATDLVPRICLILASLNRVIYFICDTILFVRSVGLASGINKEKWRMWAARHYYYSLLLSLVRDLYEISLQMEQVAHDRSKKEKSPSQDPLVYSVADEETEWLQSFLLLLFQSLKKHPPLLLDTVKNFCDILNPLDQLGIYKSNPGIIGLGGLVSSIAGIITVAYPQMKLKTR is encoded by the exons ATGGACGCCTTCATCCGCTTCACCAACCAGACCCAGGGCCGGGACCGACTCTTCAG agCCACTCAGTACACATGCATGTTGCTTAGATATTTGTTAGAGCCTAAAGCTGACAAAGAGGAGGTTGTTATGAAGCTCAAGAAACTGGAGTCCAGTGTGAGCACTGGCCGTAAAT GGTTCAGACTAGGCAATGTGGTACATGCTGTACAGATGATTCAGCAGAGCAGTCATGCCACTGACCTAGTGCCCCGCATCTGCCTAATATTAGCCAGCCTGAACcgtgtgatttatttcatctgTGACACCATCCTTTTTGTGAGGAGTGTAGGGCTCGCCTCTGGCATTAACAAAGAGAAATGGCGAATGTGGGCTGCACGCCATTACTACTATTCTCTTCTGCTGAGCCTGGTCAGGGATCTGTATGAAATCTCCCTGCAGATGGAACAGGTTGCACACGACAGATCAAAGAAGGAGAAATCACCATCCCAGGATCCTCTTGTGTATAGCGTggctgatgaggaaacagaatggCTCcagtcctttcttcttctcttattCCAATCTCTGAAGAAGCATCCTCCCTTGCTCCTGGACACAGTGAAGAACTTCTGTGATATCCTGAACCCTTTGGACCAGCTGGGGATCTATAAGTCCAATCCTGGCATCATAGGCCTTGGAGGTCTCGTGTCCTCTATAGCAGGCATCATCACTGTGGCGTATCCTCAGATGAAACTGAAGACCCGCTGA